The region GCTATGCAAACCGCCGGGTCCACGTGCACTGCCAACGTACGCGTACCAGCCCCTGTCAAAATAGTGCTTTGAGCCCTTCTTATCGAACGTGATCCACATCTTCTTGTGAAGATAAAAAATCAGGACGTAAACGCCTGGTGTTTTGCTGATGGAGTTCATGGTGTTTCCTAATGAACGGGAATCTCGTCTTGAGTTTCCCGTTCCATAAAAGGTGGAATGCCATCATGGAAAACCATGTGCTCGAAAGACCGATCAGCACGACCGGTCTTTCGAGTGTGAGAGGGAAGTGTTACGCAGTCGATGCGGGCCACTTCTGATAGATTTTGCCGTCGATCAGGCCATCAAACATGATTTTGTTGCCCTGATAGTATTGCTTGTGAAAGAGCGCAACGCCGCTCGCCTCGCACTCATCGCGGATATTGCGCACCCAGCTATTTTCCAAGCCTCGCCGCTTGGCCTTCGCCGCTTTTTCGCAGCCCGTGATCACCCAGTCGAGCTGGCGAAGCCGGCGACCAAAGTAAACAGGACCAAGCAAAGGCTCGGCGGAAACAAAGCGAACCGCAGCCGGGATCTTAGCGAGCTTATCGATGCGCTTGATGTGGCTTTGGTCTTCCACCGTGACCCCCATCCAGACATTCGGATAGCCGGTGCCCCAATCGCTCGGAAGCCGATCCCGGATCAGTTCAGGGCGTTTCGTCAAAATAAGCCAGTCAAGGTTCTGGCACGCCTGGATGATCGCCCAGGCCTCGCAGCGCCACTTATCCGCGCCTGGGTGGAAGAAATCCGACATCGAGCAAGTGAAAATGCGAAGACGTTCGCCAGTTCCGATGGCCGCGCGGTTCCATCGAAATGGCAATCGCCAGGTGGTCTTGGTTCGCATCGGGCCATCAAACGGCTCATTGCCCGATCGACGCATGATCTGACCGATGTAACAGTGACGGCAGGCAGCCGACACCTTGTTGCATCCCCACCATGGATTCCAGGTGTAGTGGGTCCACCCAATTTTGGAGTTCTGCATTCGCAAGTCTCCCAAAGATAGAAGTTGGCCGTAGCACTCCCTGGCAACTTCTTAGACCATCTTGGGCCAAGACTGGAAAAGCGGTACTCGTGACGAGGATCGTCCGAAGAATGAGGACCGTGGCCTCACGTGGCTGATGCACAATGGCAAGCACGCACCTTAATACGCAACCGCAACGAATTTGTACTCGAAATAATCCTCGAATCGTTTAAAAAGTAGGAAGTTGGCCAAAATGTTGCGCCCAGATCCCGTAGCGTCTCCCGGGCTACGAGAAGGCCAACCACCGGCGCGTCCTTCGATTTGATCAAATTTGCCGCTTCTTGAGGGATTTCATGAGATTAAAGCTCGCTGATAATTCTATCCTGCCACCAACTTCGTTCAGTTACTGGGTCGTGCCATCGCTTTTGCTCGCTGGTGCCTATCCTGGCCACCCAGACCCGGCGGAACACCAAGGGAGGGTCCAAATGCTAGTCGATGCTGGAATCCGCTCATTCGTGAATCTGATGGAAATCCATGAGAAGGACAGAAATAGGCAGCCGTTAGTTCCATATGACGATACGGCGGCCAAGAGTTCACCGGACTGTTCGCGACGCTGGCCATTCTGCCATCGGCTGTCAGGTTCGATGAACGACGAACCAACGTCGATCTTCTCCAGGAACTGCTGCACACGACGGCTGATGAACTCGGGGCCGTTATCGCTGCGAATGTATTTTGGCACGCCGCGGATCGCGAACAGGTCGGTCAGCAGTTCCATCAGGTGATCACCAGTGAGCTTGCGACTCACTTCCAACGCGATGCACTCCCGCCTGGACTCGTCGACCAGCGACAGGATCTTCAATTGCCGACCGTTCTCGGTCCGATCGAAGATGAAGTCGATCGGCCAGACATGATTTGGATGCTCAGCCTGGCTAACATGGCAAAACTGATTTTCGCGTCATTCTGTAAAGTGTGGCTGTTCCTGGTCTTGATTGTATCCAAACCCTTACCTCACGAAACGAGACACTGAACAATCGAAACGGATCAGATTCTCGCCTCGGAAAAAATTTCGCCAAGACTTTTTTCTTCACTTAGAAAGCGGTCAGCTCATTTAGGCAGGATGAAAGCCCCAGGGAACGGATGTTTCGCTGTGTTAGGTAGCGATAGGTTTGCGGTGGATGAAAGCCTGGAAGCTTGTTTCTAACCTTGGCGAGCGTGATGGGCTTTTGAAGGACATGAACGTCTTCAAACCAAATGCCTACAGCTGTAGATGCTCCCTCGAAATAGTCGTCAAACTGCTGCCGGTCCACTCCGGCACAATCTTTGACGTGGGGCCACAGTTCGGTAGGGGTTAGGCACAACACGCATGCAATAACAGCGGCACCTACTAACGAACGTTCCGGGGAGGAAGCATAGATCAGGGCAATATCACCGGCCGAAGCGGACGGCTTTGTCCGGCGAAGCTCTACCGTTTTCTCACCCGAAGTAATCAATCCAGCGAATGTGGGCTTAATCGATAACCACAATGTCAACCTGTCATCGGAGGCCAGCTCCGATACAACGTTCGTAGATTTCGATGAAAGCTTCATTGGGGAGTTTTCTCGGTCCCTGGATAGTCCCAAAAACACCATGGGTTTCGAGGAGGTGTTCTAGATCATTCCATTTTATCGGATTGGGTAGCAATTCGGTGTCATCAAAGTTTACGGCCATGATGCTAGCATCTGGAACGCCCTTTGCGACTTTCAGCACATTTTCCCATTCAAAGATGCCTAGTCGTCGATACCGCTTGAACAGGATGTTAGCCGCTTCAACGTTGACATCTCGAATTCGCGAGCAAGCCCTCAGGCTCATCCGGCCCAAATACTTGCCCCTGCTGCTTACGTACCACAGTATTCGCCCATGGGGTGACACCTTAGGTCGCGCGGCCCGATAGTAGACAGCTTCCGGGTTAATCGCAAGATGTTCTTCGGCCCCGAACAACGTCTCGTTGGCGAGCGTTTCTTCAAATAGATGCGATGCCCATTCAGGTTGAATCGAAACAAGGTAGGTTTCGATTTGGCAGTCAATCAACTTGGCAGGCCAAAGCAAGTGTTCAACCTGGCAAGCTAGGCTAGGGTCAAGGTGGATTTCATCGCTCCGGAGAACGCTAATCAATCGTTCGACACTTTCCCCATTCACTGATAGTTCATTCGCGGCGTTTTCTACCCAAGCGCCGAGTTCTTCAGCCTTGAAGATACCACGGGGCGTAAACTTGACGTGCGAACCGTCAGCAGGAATGAACCCCATGGCGTGTAACGCTGTGGTTACTGTCTCGCTAGTGTGGGCGTCCGTAGCGATAAGAGCGAGCTTGTTTTCGGTGGCAGCTCGGAGAGTTAGATTGCTTAGCAGCGTACAAGCAAGGGAACCAGCAAACCGCGAAGCCCTTACACGAAACATTTTCAGGTTGACGTACTTTTCATTTCGCCAATCGATTGCTTCCAGGGCGACGTCGTCCCCACGTCGTTCCTTGACAACATGAACTTCAAAACTGTGGGGATGGGCGAGACACTCTTGAATGCCTTGGTTGAACTTTCTCTTTAGTTCACCCCCATGAAAATTGCAGAAGTTCGCCCGTAGTTCCGAATCACTTCGTTTGAGACGTTCTCGGACAAGGCTATTTGCCCCGGCTACGAACCTCTGTTGGTATTCGGCCGACCGCGAAAGCGTGTCAATTCGCCCGATTAACTCCGAAGGTCTAAGGATTTCGAGCCCGTGTAATTCTCGGAGCTTGCTCGATTTTTTCAGGAGGGCATCGTCCCTTGTTACGAATACGCTTATACCTGAGGCCACGCACTGCGCGATATGTCTTAGGTCCGATTCATCGTTGTCCGAAAGCTGTTGCGAAAAGTGTTCTCGCAACTCCTCGATGCACTCATCTACTCGAAGCTGAGGGGGCGCTAATTCAACGTACTTTTTCGTTTTGCGCTTTACCCTTTGGCGTTCCTCGTTGTCTTGCTGTCGGTTTAGATCGTTCTGAAGTTCCGGTGTGACTTCAATCTGTAGGTAAGGAATAATCCAGTCCGAGACCAAGCCACGCGATTCGATTGCTTCCGGGTCTTTTCCCACCTCCAAGTCGAGGAAGACGTTTGTATCAATCGAGACTCGAAGCTTAGTTTCTTCCTCGTCGATGCCGTCGAATAGCGAAGCACGTTCTAGCTTCATGTGCCATTCGGTAACTTCGGCGGCATCCTTTCCTCTACCAACTTTTTCGACTCTGGCCACGAAACCAAGAGCAGCCCAAAAGTCATCGATTCCGTAATCGCGGCGGCAACGAAGCTCTATCCGCGTGATATGTTCCAGGCGGTTTACCTGAGCACGAAGGCCGTTCAACAGCGTACGGGCGACCCCATTTCCGCGAGCGTTTGGAGCCACGCACATATGGATAATGCCAGCGGTTCGTTTACCCGTTCGGTACAAGGTGTAGCCCATTAACTCCGAACCATTCACGGCAACGAGCAAGTGGCCTTGGCTTGCATGATCCAGGAAAGCCCCGTCCGGCAGAAAACCTAGTGTCTTGCTGTTTGTTCTCCAAAGCTGTTTGACCTCTTGATAAAGAAGCGATTCCGGGCGGATCGATTGAACGGTAATTTCCTGAGTATCTTGCATGTGCATACCTTCCCATATTTCCGAAAAGGACACGAAAATAGTGGCGGTGTTCGCTTTCGGGGGATTTGGCCCCTCATTATGATGGCTATTTGAGAAGATACAAAGACGCCTGATGCGAACGGTACTAGTGCCACCTGAAGAATTTCAACGCCGATGGGATGAGATCGACGCCGAACTTGAGGGCATGCGAAAGCAGCGAGAGTTTCTATTTGCCTGGCTAGTTTCTGAAATGGGACCCGAGCGACTAACCATCTAGAACTAGGTCACTTAACAAGCTTACGATGGCGGATCGAGCCTAACGTGCGATGGATGGCGGAATCCTTCTCGGAAAAAAAGCGCATGATATTTTTCGAGTTGCTTCATGCGATCAGCGGTTCTCTTTGCTTGATCAGATGTTGTAATGTTCTTCGATAAGATATTTGCATCTTGATCCGTCATCCGGAGTAACAAATAACTGGCAACATTGGAGAACAATGCCGTGTCAAAATCTTTTGCCGATTGAGATGCGAGGATCAGTGAAATACCAAACTTTCGACACTCCGCGGCAAGCTTAGGAAGAAGTTTGAGTTTGCTGGCACGATGCGCTTCATCGAAAATTACCGCATGTGTGATTCTATCTTGGACGCCACGGCGGAACATTTCCTTATAGACGTTGTAGAGCGCAAGCATGGCCACCGCACGTTGAACAAGTTCATTTTGCGTAGCATGGATTTGGAGAACTAGAGGTTCTTCACTTTCTAATAGGCTGCGAACCTCACCTGCATTGCCAAATATTTGATAGTCGTCTAGTTCGTCCAAGCGAGCGAGCAGGTTCCTTTCGGGTTTGGGATCGCTTTTTAGGATAGTGTAAAAATCTCGAAACTCGGGAATTGTTGGAAATTCAGCGTTTCCGCCCCAGCCATTCCGGACATACGACTCGCGAATAGCGCTCCGTAAGCGTTCTAGCTGAATATCACCGAGATCCGGAAACATCGCAGAGAAAACGTCTCGTAACATCCCCGCACTGTCAACATGCGCCGTACGAGTAACCGTATCCAGGTGCATCGGATTGAATCCGAGTTGATGATGATCGAGAAGCTGGACATTAGCAAGTTTTTCTGACAGTCGCTCGTCGATGTCCGGGTGGTATGAGAAAACAATTGGAGTGATTGACTGTGCCATTAACTGTTGGCAAATGTTCATCACAGCCTCGGTCTTTCCCATTCCAGGAAAACCAACAATCATTAAGTGTGGATTTGCGGACTTTGAGACCGACCACTGAACTGGTTCTTCGGAAGTTTTGTCTAAACCAAAGCGTATAAGGGCAGGTACAATGGCAGAGTTACTACTTGCGTTATCTGAACCATCCGCGACTTCTTGTGTTTCTAAGTTCTCTGGCAATTCTGCAACCAGTTCTCGTTCCAGGCCTTGGTGAAAGGCTGGTTCAGGTGGAGGAGAACCTTGATCGTCTGTAGGGCTCGTTGAGGATGAGCCTGCAGGCACCTGAGCGGGCGTCGGCGTCCTTTCGATTCCGATCGCGAGATCAGGCATGGTCGTTGCCCCGAATAAAACTATATTCGTCGGTGAACCGGGCTCCGAGATCGTTACCGGATCAGAGTTGACATATTCCGGACAGAAAATGTACCCGCGATTCGGAACAGCTGGCTCACTGAATTTATACCTTGTCCCTTCGGCCATTAACCGGTCAAGCTGCTGCCGAATTCGATCGTATTGATCCTCATTCAGATAGTGCCGACGAGCCTTCTCCAAATAGAAGCGTAGTGCTCTTACAAGTCGGCTGCGTCGAATCGCGAGCAGCGACTCGGCAACGCTTTCGTCAAAGTACCAATTCACCCAGGCATCCCGATGGAGAGTTGTCTGCTTCTCGATCTGAACGATGAGATCAGGTGCCCGCGCAGCACGGAGGTTTCGCCTATATTTCACTTCTACAAATGTGAACGAGAGTCCGCCTCTTGAAGGCAGGGATACGTATATGAGGTCAGATCGAACTAACGGAGTCGTGTCTTCGGGAGTGGTAGAAGTATCCCCCTTCTCTCTCGGCGCAAGATCGGCTATGTCATCCACAGGAACAAAAAATCCTCGCTCCAATGACATCCAAGAACTGCTATCCTCGGAAGCAATTTCGCATTGCGAATGTACAAGAGCAAGAGCGATGAGCTCACTGCTCGTGCTGCCAAGGCTGGTTAGCCGCATGGCAAGCCTACCGCTAAGTCCCTTTAGATGCCGGACCAGAAACTCGCAATTTCGTCGACTCGCACTTAAGCTCATTCGCTCAAGCATTTCGTCGAGTAACTCGCGAATCTCGTCGGTTCGCGTTGTTGAGGTGATCATTTGTAAGCTTCCAAGATCATCTCGCTCTGGCACGCAGTCGATAACATAGGTCTCATAGATTGACGGTTCATCACGCGGTGCGTCAAAGAACTCAACCCCCGCGTTTCGATCGACTGTAATCACCCAATCCGCGAGGCGATGTACGACCTTAAGCATCTCCTGTTGTTCAGCGGAAAGCTGAGTACGCAATACAGGCCAAACATCACCGTCTTGGCCGGCAAAGCGACAGACACAGTTCATGATGGCTTTGTTGAGCTTCGTCAAGCGATCGGACATTGCACGTCCGGCCGGATGTTTTTCTCCATCAGCATTTGGAGGCAGCCAGCTTAGCCACTCTGCGTCAGGCTTGAACTTGAATGAACGCTGAATATTTGCAACCAGGCCGTAGACATGCAATGGCGCTGAAGCCGGCAGATCCTCCACTGGAACGAAGTGAACATTCGTATCAAAACTATCAAATGCAATCGCGAGGTGAGCTGATGATTCAGGCACCTGGACATTTTTCTTGGCCCATCGTAGACGCGGTAGAGTGACACCACCATCGCGTGCCTGGCTTTCCAACATCCAACGGTCTCCGTCAGAAATCCCCGACGCCCCAGTTCGATGGCATTCCACGACATCAACGAGGAAACTACCAGTGATGTCCGAATTCTCCTGTGCAGGGAACATCTCTAAATTGAATCGTACGGACGTTGACTCTCCATCACTGTCAGTCATCTTGAGAGCAGTTCCCAACGCTCGGGCTACCGTACAACCGTCGCCTGGGCGAAGTGCATGAAGCAGAACAGCTCCGCTAGACGATTCGCCCAATTCATGAAATTGTATGTAGCGTGACACCTCTTTCGCCAATGAGGTACTGACCTGTATTCCCATTGAGCTGACGCCGGGGTCATGTTCATTCAGGCCGAGTGTCCTCATTAACACTGCCACTGCAGACTTAGGCTCAGGGTCGCGATCGCAAACCATCGCTGTTGCGAAGAACGATAAGGTATCTGCATAGACGAAGTTTTCTCCCTTAGTTAGTCCGGGCAAGATTGACGGAAAATGTGCCGCTTGAAGATTTGCCACAGCATCCCGCACGCGACTTGGTGTCATATCAACTTCATAGCGAATATTCCGCAACAACTGGTCGTAGGCAACATGCCAAGCGACACGGAGTGGGTGGCTCGGAAGTACGATCAAACCGATTGTCTCGCCTGACAACGACTGGACTTCTACTGTTTCGGTCAATGCGACTTCGGGTTGACCTTTTTCTAAGACAGGCAACCAAGCATTCAAATATTCATCGGCCTTCTTTAAGCTTCCACCGTAGACGCTACCCCAAAACCCACCGCGTTGGCCAAGTTCACTCTGTAAACTAG is a window of Bremerella sp. TYQ1 DNA encoding:
- a CDS encoding DDE-type integrase/transposase/recombinase, which translates into the protein MDFIFDRTENGRQLKILSLVDESRRECIALEVSRKLTGDHLMELLTDLFAIRGVPKYIRSDNGPEFISRRVQQFLEKIDVGSSFIEPDSRWQNGQRREQSGELLAAVSSYGTNGCLFLSFSWISIRFTNERIPASTSIWTLPWCSAGSGWPG
- a CDS encoding ASCH domain-containing protein, whose translation is MKLSSKSTNVVSELASDDRLTLWLSIKPTFAGLITSGEKTVELRRTKPSASAGDIALIYASSPERSLVGAAVIACVLCLTPTELWPHVKDCAGVDRQQFDDYFEGASTAVGIWFEDVHVLQKPITLAKVRNKLPGFHPPQTYRYLTQRNIRSLGLSSCLNELTAF
- a CDS encoding DUF5131 family protein translates to MQNSKIGWTHYTWNPWWGCNKVSAACRHCYIGQIMRRSGNEPFDGPMRTKTTWRLPFRWNRAAIGTGERLRIFTCSMSDFFHPGADKWRCEAWAIIQACQNLDWLILTKRPELIRDRLPSDWGTGYPNVWMGVTVEDQSHIKRIDKLAKIPAAVRFVSAEPLLGPVYFGRRLRQLDWVITGCEKAAKAKRRGLENSWVRNIRDECEASGVALFHKQYYQGNKIMFDGLIDGKIYQKWPASTA
- a CDS encoding GNAT family N-acetyltransferase, encoding MQDTQEITVQSIRPESLLYQEVKQLWRTNSKTLGFLPDGAFLDHASQGHLLVAVNGSELMGYTLYRTGKRTAGIIHMCVAPNARGNGVARTLLNGLRAQVNRLEHITRIELRCRRDYGIDDFWAALGFVARVEKVGRGKDAAEVTEWHMKLERASLFDGIDEEETKLRVSIDTNVFLDLEVGKDPEAIESRGLVSDWIIPYLQIEVTPELQNDLNRQQDNEERQRVKRKTKKYVELAPPQLRVDECIEELREHFSQQLSDNDESDLRHIAQCVASGISVFVTRDDALLKKSSKLRELHGLEILRPSELIGRIDTLSRSAEYQQRFVAGANSLVRERLKRSDSELRANFCNFHGGELKRKFNQGIQECLAHPHSFEVHVVKERRGDDVALEAIDWRNEKYVNLKMFRVRASRFAGSLACTLLSNLTLRAATENKLALIATDAHTSETVTTALHAMGFIPADGSHVKFTPRGIFKAEELGAWVENAANELSVNGESVERLISVLRSDEIHLDPSLACQVEHLLWPAKLIDCQIETYLVSIQPEWASHLFEETLANETLFGAEEHLAINPEAVYYRAARPKVSPHGRILWYVSSRGKYLGRMSLRACSRIRDVNVEAANILFKRYRRLGIFEWENVLKVAKGVPDASIMAVNFDDTELLPNPIKWNDLEHLLETHGVFGTIQGPRKLPNEAFIEIYERCIGAGLR
- a CDS encoding ATP-binding protein, with protein sequence MTNVADLNSLTNELTNFLNRVFSELIGKGTEGNVTFCRCLSPSVVESLAITAEFSPEGWDVRAVVDEIDVSRRFIRSDEAVEIREEKGQAVLLLIDVQRAGAGMDGIYSASRELTEEMIFRQTKEITKRELGRTLYDKAEQAIKQVRYIGERKSLSKWQQIEFLASLCDNPANFGRAISLLGLWPISGSVDSILHSDLQVSARMVDRLFLGSGNARTPAERVESLLLKGETPSQNTSLQQAVRAASRRPISTVIQDVVNDTTLWLGEIKPEFLSQQLRRVNLRTWRSKQGRIAKWSGLVDGTPPEFLLSSEKTSKLEVRFETEPEQLPKGSVEYRVSVVSGEDELAYRDISHGVRKGGQYQSVKLTTEDFEGIAEDSQFEARVVVSVIGNSQEIIEDESEEFLIRFGEATTDTTSNTTKFERCMAEGAINISDGEQFDADVTNSDCYLIDSSKNFIAFRAAASKKSYKVHRPTLIEVIERMQAEQTCLGRWSVKVRGDGQRIAEPEFHPFDTNDDFGTEWERVVKACSSLQSELGQRGGFWGSVYGGSLKKADEYLNAWLPVLEKGQPEVALTETVEVQSLSGETIGLIVLPSHPLRVAWHVAYDQLLRNIRYEVDMTPSRVRDAVANLQAAHFPSILPGLTKGENFVYADTLSFFATAMVCDRDPEPKSAVAVLMRTLGLNEHDPGVSSMGIQVSTSLAKEVSRYIQFHELGESSSGAVLLHALRPGDGCTVARALGTALKMTDSDGESTSVRFNLEMFPAQENSDITGSFLVDVVECHRTGASGISDGDRWMLESQARDGGVTLPRLRWAKKNVQVPESSAHLAIAFDSFDTNVHFVPVEDLPASAPLHVYGLVANIQRSFKFKPDAEWLSWLPPNADGEKHPAGRAMSDRLTKLNKAIMNCVCRFAGQDGDVWPVLRTQLSAEQQEMLKVVHRLADWVITVDRNAGVEFFDAPRDEPSIYETYVIDCVPERDDLGSLQMITSTTRTDEIRELLDEMLERMSLSASRRNCEFLVRHLKGLSGRLAMRLTSLGSTSSELIALALVHSQCEIASEDSSSWMSLERGFFVPVDDIADLAPREKGDTSTTPEDTTPLVRSDLIYVSLPSRGGLSFTFVEVKYRRNLRAARAPDLIVQIEKQTTLHRDAWVNWYFDESVAESLLAIRRSRLVRALRFYLEKARRHYLNEDQYDRIRQQLDRLMAEGTRYKFSEPAVPNRGYIFCPEYVNSDPVTISEPGSPTNIVLFGATTMPDLAIGIERTPTPAQVPAGSSSTSPTDDQGSPPPEPAFHQGLERELVAELPENLETQEVADGSDNASSNSAIVPALIRFGLDKTSEEPVQWSVSKSANPHLMIVGFPGMGKTEAVMNICQQLMAQSITPIVFSYHPDIDERLSEKLANVQLLDHHQLGFNPMHLDTVTRTAHVDSAGMLRDVFSAMFPDLGDIQLERLRSAIRESYVRNGWGGNAEFPTIPEFRDFYTILKSDPKPERNLLARLDELDDYQIFGNAGEVRSLLESEEPLVLQIHATQNELVQRAVAMLALYNVYKEMFRRGVQDRITHAVIFDEAHRASKLKLLPKLAAECRKFGISLILASQSAKDFDTALFSNVASYLLLRMTDQDANILSKNITTSDQAKRTADRMKQLEKYHALFFREGFRHPSHVRLDPPS